The DNA sequence CCGCCGGCCGGGCGAGGTCCTGGCCGAGGTCGGCGCCGTCGTCGGGCAGGGCGCGATCGAGGTGACGCTGCTGGGCCAGAACGTCAACAGCTACGGCGTCGGCTTCGGCGACCGGGGGGCCTTCGCCAAGCTCCTGCGCGCGACGGGCCGGATCGAGGGCCTCGAACGGGTCCGGTTCACCTCCCCGCACCCCGCGGCGTTCACCGACGACGTCATCGCCGCCATGGCAGAGACCACCAACGTCATGCCGTCCCTGCACATGCCGCTGCAGTCCGGATCCGACGCCGTGCTCCGGGCGATGCGCCGGTCCTACCGCTCGGACCGCTTCCTGGGCATCCTCGACCGGGTGCGGGCGGCCATCCCCGACGCCGCGATCACCACCGACATCATCGTCGGGTTCCCGGGCGAGACCGAGGAGGACTTCCAGGCCACGCTCGACGTCGTCGCGGCGTCGCGGTTCTCCTCGGCGTTCACCTTCCAGTACTCCCCGCGCCCGGGCACCCCCGCGGCGGACCGGGACGACCAGGTGCCCGCCGACGTCGTCACCGAGCGCTACCAGCGCCTGGCCGCCCTCCAGCAGCGCATCTCCACCGAGGAGAACGAGGCGCAGGTCGGCCGCACCGTCGAGGTGCTCGTCGCCGAGGGAGAGGGGCGCAAGGACGGCGCCACCCACCGCGTCACGGGCCGCGCCGCGGACAACCGCCTCGTCCACGTCGCCCTGCCCGTCGACCTGGCGGAGGCGGACCGGCCGCGCCCGGGCGACATGCTCACCGCGACCGTCACGCACGGGGCGCCGCACCACCTCGTGGCGGACTCCGCCCTCGCGGGCGGCACCTACGCGATGCGGCGCACCCGGGCCGGCGACGCCTGGGCGCGCCGGGCCGGGCTCGCCGAGGAGCCGCACGGGCACGGCGAGCCGGCCCCCGCCGGACCCGTCAGCCTCGGCATCCCCGTCCGGCGCCGCTGAGTCGTCCGCGACGTCGCCGGGCGGGCTACGGCTCGTCCCCGCCGACGGGCGGGACCGAGCGGGTGAGCGCCTGGAAGAACTGCACCCCGGCGGACAGCCCTCCCTCGATGATCTCCAGGAGCTGACGGTCGGTCGCGCCGGCACCGACGTCGACGAGGACCTCGGTGCGCACCACGGGTCCCTCGGGCGAGTCGGCCGTGTACACGGTCGGCCAGATCTTGTCCCGGTTCCAGTCGTTGACGGCCTGGGCCAGCGCACCGGCGTACTCCTCCGGCACGGCCCGCCCCCACGTGCCGCGCACGCTGAGGAAGTCGGCCTCCTCCCCGGCCAGGCGCAGCTGGAACCGGTACCCGTCCCACAGCCCGTCGACGGAGCCGTCCGGCTCGGTACGCACGTGGTAGCCCCGGTCGACGACGACGTCGTGCACCCGCTCGGGCGTCACCGGGGTCGTCGCGCGCAGCGGACCGGTCAGCGCGGCCGGGGACGTGCGCCGCACCGAGCCGGCGCTGCGCAGCACCCGGACCGTCGTCGCCAGGTCGGACCCGCGCACCGGCACGGCCCGGGCCTGCCCACGCACGGCGCGCAGCCACCGTCGCAGCCTCACGGCGCACGACCGGCCGGGTCGGGGTAGGCCTGCTCGAGGTCGTGCATCATCCGCATGCCCTGACCGATGCCGCGGCGCACGAGCGTCGTGAGCTGGTCCTCGCTCACGCCCGCCGCCAGCGGGGTCGACACCTCGGCGACGACGCTGACCATGCCGTCGTCGAGCACCCGCACGTAGCACTTGGGCCCGACGAAGTCCCGGTTCCAGCCGTCGACCAGCTCCAGGACCTCCGCGAGCCGCTCGATCGCCAGGCGGCGGTGCCACGTCGCGCGGACCTGGAGGACGTTCTCCTCCGGCCCGAGGAGGTAGACGTGGAAGACGGCCTGCGCCCACATGGCCCCGACGTCGCCGGCGCGGTCGCGGAACCACGGGTACCCCAGGTCGTCCAGGGCGGCGACGACCCGTTCCCTCGTCAGCGGGTGGACCACGTCCCGCGCCGTCCGGGCGCCCGCGTCCGCGGCGCCCGGGCCCGAGGCCCGGCCCCGGCCGTCCTCCGCCGCCGCGCTCATACGACGAGGGTAGTCCGCGGTCCTCCCGGCCGGCCGGTCGGGGTAGGTTGACCGGCGTGCAGGAACCGGGGCCCAGGCACGTCGTCGCCGTCGTGGGGATGACGGCGACCGGGAAGTCCGACCTGGCCCTCGACCTCGCCGAGGCGCTCGGCGGCGAGGTCGTCAACGCCGACGCCATGCAGCTCTACCGCGGCATGGACGTCGGGACGGCGAAGCTCCCGGTCGCCGAGCGGCGGGGCGTGCCCCACCACCAGCTCGACGTCCTCGACGTCACCGAGGAGGCCCGCGTCGCCGCCTACCAGCGCGCCGCCCGCGAGGACCTCGCCGCCGTCGCGGCCCGGGGGCACCGCCCGCTCCTCGTCGGTGGCTCCGGACTCTACGTCCGCGCGGCCCTGGACCACCTGGAGTTCCCGGGGACGGACCCGCAGGTGCGCGCCGAGCTCGAGCGCCGCGCCGAGACCGAGGGCCGGCGTGCCCTGCACGACGAGCTCGCCCGGTTGGACCCGGGCGCGGCCGCCCGGATCGACCCGCGCAACGCCCGGCGGGTGATCCGTGCCCTCGAGGTCATCGCCGTGACCGGCAGGCCCTTCTCCGCCGCGCTGCCCGAGCACGTCTACGCCGTCCCCGCGGTCCAGCTCGCGATCGACGTGCCCCGTCCCGAGCTGGACGGGCGCATCGCCCGCCGCGCCGCCGCGATGATGGCGGGCGGACTGGTCGAGGAGACGGAGGCGCTCCTCAGCCGCGGCCTCGCCGAGGGCGTGACCGCCCGTCGCGCCGTCGGGTACGTGCAGGCGATGGACGTCCTCGCGAGCCGGCGCACCCGCGAGGAGGCCACCGAGGACATCACGGTGGCGACCCGGCAGCTGGCCCGGCGGCAGGAGAAGTGGTTCCGCCGCGACCCCCGCATCCACTGGCTCGCCCCCGGCCCCCGGGCGGACGTCCTGGCCGCCGCACTGCGTACCCTGGGGCCATGACCTCGCCCTTCCCGGTCCTGCGCGGCCGGACGCTCACCACCGGTCACGGCACCGAGAACGACTTCGTCCTCGTGCCCGACCCCGACGGCGAGCTCGAGATCGGTGCCGACGAGGTCGCCGCCGTCTGCGACCGGCACGCCGGCGTGGGGGCGGACGGCCTCATCCGCGTGGTGCGCTCACGCGCCCTGCCCGAGCAGGTGCTCGCGGGGTCCGGCGAGGCCGAGTGGTTCATGGACTACCGCAACGCCGACGGGTCGGTCGCGGAGATGTGCGGCAACGGCGTGCGGGTCTTCGTCCACTACCTCCGCGAGAGCGGCCTCGTCACGATCGCCGACGGCGGGTCGATCGTCGTCGGGACGCGCGGGGGCCCGCGGCGGGTGAGCGTCGTGGGGGAGCTGTACACGGTCGAGATGGGACGCTGGCAGATGCCCGGCGGGCTGGCCGCCGTCCAGGCCGGCTACGACGTCGTCGTCCAGGTGGGCGGGCTCGAGGGTCCCCGTGCGGGGCTAGGGGTCACCCTCCCCAACCCGCACACCGTCGTCGCCCTGCCCGACGAGCAGACCCTGGCCGCCGCCGACCTCACCCGGCCCGCCGCCTACGACCCGGAGCCGCCGGAGGGCACGAACCTCGAGCTGGTGGTGCCGCTGGGCGAGGAGAGCGACGCCGCGGGGGTCGTCGGTGCCCTGCGGATGCGCGTGCTCGAGCGCGGCGTGGGCGAGACCCGGTCCTGCGGGACGGGGACGTGTGCCGCGGCGCTCGCGGTGCGTGCGTGGGGCGGGCCCGGCGCGCCGGACACCTGGCGGGTCCTCGTCCCGGGCGGTGAGGTGCTCGTCCGCGTCCAGGGGGAGCGGGTCACGCTCACCGGTCCCGCGGTGCTCACCGCCGACGTCGTCCTGCGCTGACCGGCCCGGCCCGAGAGGGGATCCGTTGCCCAAGAGGAAGCGCCGACCGCGCCACGACCGGCCCCCGGCCCGGCCCCGTCCGGGAGCGGGTCCCCGAGGCGCCGCCGCGCATGGCGTGCCCGCCCACGGGGCCCCCGCGCAGGCCGGGTCCCCAACCGGCAGCGCCGTGTCGCCGTCCGAAGGTCCGGGTTCCGCCGACCCCGCGGACCTCCTCGCGGAGTTCGAGCGGTGGTGCCGGTCCCTCGACCTCGACCCCGCCGGGCTGCGCCGGCTGGTCGCGACCGCCCTCGCGCTCAAGGAAGAGCTCCCGGGCGCGGCGGACCCGGCGCGGTGGTCGCCCGAGGACCTCACCACGGTGCTCACCCGGACGTTCCCCGCGCGCGTGCCCCTCGACGCCGATGAGCAGCGCCTCGTCGGCCCGGCGATGGCCCTGTACCTGTCCTTCCTCGGGACGACCGGACGGTGGCCCGCCTCCGCCGTGCCGCTCGACGCCCTGACGGGCCTGGTCGAGAAGCTCGCCGACGAGGTGCCCCGCGCGTACCGACGCGGCTCCGGCCACGACGGCGTCGAGCATGCGCCCGGTGCCGAGCCTGCGCCCGGTGCCGAACCCAACCCCTTCACCGCGCTGTGGCCCGACGCCCTCGGGCCGGTGCCCGACCTCACCGTCGTGCTCCGGCTGGACGTCCCCGCCGACCGGGCCGCGGCGTGGATGCGGGGCTCCCGGGTGTGGGGCTGGACGCGGGGGGTCCTGGACTGGGTGGGCACCTCACGTGAGGTGGCCGACGACGGCGGGCTGCGCGACGCCGACGCCGCCGAGCTCCTCGGCCGGCTCGCACCTGCCGGACACCCGGCGCCGATCGCGCTGCTGTGGCCCGCCCTGGTCGCGACCGGCCTTCTCGAGGCGACCGGGGACCGCGTCCGACCCGGGCCCCGCGCCCTCGACGAGGGGCCCGACGAGGCCGTCGTCCTGGACGGGGTGGCCCTGCACGCGGCGGTGCTGGCCGAGCTGCTCCGCCCGGCGCCCTCCGGCACCACCCGGGCGCGGGTCCCGGGCCTCACGCTCGGCGCTCTCGTGCGCGCCGCGGAGCCGCGCGGCTTCACCGTCCCCGCCGGTCTTGGTCCCGCGCTCGCGGACGTCACCGAGGGGCTCGGCGCCGACCTCGCGGTGGCCGTCGAGGTCGGTGTCCTCGAGCGGCGCGGCGACGCCTACGTCCTGCCCCCGGAGGTGGCCCCCGCGGTGCCCTACGCCGTCGGCCTGGTCGGGCCCTGAGGTGTGACCGTCAGCACCCGGAAGCCGCCGCTGGTGCCCGCGCGGGTGACGTCCGCGCCCACGTCCTCGGCGAGCCAACGGTGCAGCGAGTCCGCCCCGAGGTTCTTCGCGACGACGAGCTGGGCCCGCCCGCCGGGCGCGAGGAGGGCGAGCCAGGACCGCAGCAGCTCGTGCAGGGCCGCCTTGCCGATCCGGATGGGCGGGTTCGACCAGATCTCGTCGAGCTCGACACCGTCGGCCCGCAGGCGGCGCAGGGCCTCGCCCGCCTCGAGCGCGCGCACGTTCGTCAGGCCCAGCGCGGCAGCGTTGCGGGCCGTGAGGTCCACGGCCCGCTCGTTGACGTCCGCCGCCCAGACCGTCGCGCCGGGGGAGGCGGCAGCCATCGCCAGTGCGACCGGTCCCCAGCCGCAGCCGACGTCGGCGAGGTGCCCCCTGGCCGGCGGGTCCGCCACGGTCTCGAGGAGCACCCGGGTCCCCGGGTCGAGCCGGTCGCCCGAGAAGACCCCGGGCGCCGTGAGCACCCGGACCCGGCGGCCGCGGAGCGACGCCTCGAGGGGGCGCAGCTCGGCGGGCGAGGCCGGGCTGGCGGTGAAGTAGTGCTCGGGCGTGCTCACCCGCCCACCGTATCGGCGGTCCGCCGTGGGGATAATTCCTCGCACCACCCGGCCGCCCGTGGGACCCTGGGAGGAGCGGCGCGCCGTGCGCCGACCGGACGGAAGGACGCCATGACCACGACCCGCCAGCCCCAGCACACCCCGGACGCCGACGGGCGAGGTGCGCAGGAGGCCGCGGAGGACGTGGTGGCCCGGATCCTCGCGCGCGCCGGGAGCGTGCGCTCGACCGAGGGCACCGCGCTGCAGTCCGGTTCCGACGGGTCCGCCGGTGAGCACGACGGGGCCTACGACGGCGACCAGCTCGAGCGGGAGGAGCGTGCCGCGCTGCGCCGCGTGTCGGGCCTGTCCACCGAGCTCCAGGACGTCACCGAGGTCGAGTACCGCCAGCTGCGCCTCGAGCGCGTCGTCCTCGTGGGCCTGTGGTCCACCGGCTCGGCGGAGACGGCCGAGGTCTCCCTCCGTGAGCTCGCCGCCCTCGCCGAGACCGCCGGCTCGGAGGTGCTCGACGGGCTCCTCCAGCGCCGGCAGAACCCCGACCCCGGCACCTACCTCGGCTCGGGCAAGGCCGCCGAGCTCGCCGAGCTCGTCGCCTCGGTCGGCGCCGACACCGTCGTCGTGGACGGCGAGCTCAGCCCCTCCCAGCGCCGCGGCCTGGAGGACATCGTCAAGGTCAAGGTCATCGACCGCACCGCCCTCATCCTCGACATCTTCGCCCAGCACGCGAAGTCGCGGGAGGGCAAGGCACAGGTCGAGCTCGCCCAGCTCGAGTACCTGCTGCCGCGCCTTCGTGGCTGGGGCGAGTCGATGTCGCGCCAGGCCGGTGGCCGGGTCGCGGGCGGTGCGGGCATCGGCTCCCGCGGCCCCGGAGAGACCAAGATCGAGCTCGACCGGCGTCGGATCCGCACCCGCATGGCGCGCCTGCGCCGTCAGATCCGGGAGATGGCGCCCTCGCGGGAGACCAAGCGGGGTGCGCGGCGCCACCACCAGGTGCCGTCGGTGGCGATCGCCGGGTACACCAACGCGGGCAAGTCCTCGCTGCTCAACCGGCTCACCGGCGCCGGCGTCCTCGTCGAGAACGCGCTCTTCGCCACGCTGGACCCCACCGTGCGCCGGGCGACGACCCCGGACGGGCGCGAGTACACCCTCACCGACACCGTCGGGTTCGTGCGCTCGCTGCCCACCGAGCTCGTCGAGGCGTTCCGGTCCACGCTGGAGGAGGTCGCCGAGGCGGACCTCGTCCTGCACGTCGTCGACGCCGCGCACCCCGACCCGGAGGGCCAGGTCGGCGCCGTCCGCTCGGTCATCGCCGACATCCCCGGCGGCGCCGACGTCCCTGAGCTCATCGTCCTGAACAAGGCCGACCTCGCCGCCCCGGAGGACCTCGCGGCCCTGCGCACCCGGTACCCGACGTCGGTGGCGGTCTCCGCCCGCACCGGTGAGGGGATCGAGGAGCTGGCTCGGCTCGTCGCCGAGATGCTCCCGCGCCCCTCGGAGGAGGTGGACCTGGTGGTGCCGTACTCGCGCGGCGACCTCGTCTCGCGGGCCCACACCGACGGCGAGGTGCTGACCGAGTCGTACGCCGAGGGCGGGACCCGGCTGCACGCCCGCGTGGACCCCGCCCTCGCGGCCGAGCTGCGCACGGTCGCGGGCGCCCCGGCGGCCCGCTCGGCCTCCTGAGCGTGGGGGCCGACACCGGCGCCCTGCTCGACGCCGCGGTCGCGGCGGTCAGTGGGGCCCGGCGCGAGGGGCAGTTGCGCATGGCGGAGGCCGTCGCGCAGACCCTGGACGACCGCACGCACCTGCTCGTCCAGGCCGGGACCGGCACCGGCAAGTCCCTCGCCTACCTCGTGCCGGTGCTCGCCCACGCCGTCGAGAAGGGCGAGCGGGCCGTCGTCTCCACGGCCACGCTGGCGCTCCAGCGCCAGGTGCTCGCCCACGACGCGCCCCTCGTGGCGGACATCGTCGCCGAGCGCACCGGTGCGCGACCGAAGGTGGCCCTGCTCAAGGGCTGGCAGAACTACCTCTGCCTGCACAAGGTCGCCGGCGGCTACCCCGTGGAGGAGGAGCCGGGGCTCTTCGCCGTCTCCGCCGCCACCGACGGCGGCCTGCCCGCCGGCGGAGCGCCGGTCGAGCCGCCGACCGACCGGCACGGGTCGGAGCCGGCCCTCGCGGGCCGGGAGGGTCTGGGCGAGCAGGTGCTCCGTCTGCGGGCCTGGTCGGAGGAGACCGGGACGGGTGACCGCGACGACCTCGTGCCCGGGGTGAGCGAGCGGGCCTGGCGGCAGGTCTCGGTCACGAGGATGGAGTGTCTGGGTCAGCGGTGCCCGATGATCTCGGAGTGCTTCCCCGAGGCGGCGCGCGTCAGCGCCCGGGAGGCCGACGTCGTCGTGACGAACCACGCGATGCTCGGCATCGCCGCCTCGGGCTCCCCGGGGGTGCTCCCCGAGCACGACGTCTTGGTCGTCGACGAGGCCCACGAGCTCGCCGAGCGGGTCACCGCCCAGGCCACCGCCGAGTTGAGCGCGAGCGTCGTCGAGCGGACCGCCCGGCTCGCCCGCCGGCACGCCGGTGTCGGCCTGGCGAACCTCGAGGCCGCCGCGACGTCCTTGCGCGCCCGGCTCGAGGTCGTGCCCGACGGCCGCCTCGTCCACGGGCTGCCCGCGGACCTGCGCGACGCGGTGATCCTCGTCGAGGCCGGGGCCCGCGAGGCGGTCGGCGCGATGAAGCCCGAACCGGGCGCCGAGGACGCCGGCGGCCGAGCGATGGCCCGCTCCGCCATGGTCGTGCTGCACGAGATCGCCGAACGGCTCCTCGGTGACTCCGTCGCCGCGCGCCGGGACGTCCTGTGGTGCGAACGTCCCCGCGGGGGCCTGGAGCAGCCCCGGCTGCGGCTGGCCCCGCTCGACGTCGCCGGCCCGGTCGCCACCCAGCTCCTCGCCGGCCGGGCGGCGGTTCTCACCTCGGCGACCCTGGCCCTCGGCGGCACGTTCGACCCGATGGCGCGCTCCCTCGGGCTCACCCTCGACGACGCGACGCCCTGGCGCGGCCTCGACGTCGGCTCACCCTTCGACTACGCCCGGCAGGGCATCCTCTACACCGCACGTCACCTGCCGCCGCCGGGCCGCGACGGGACGAGCGAGCAGGCGCTCGAGGAGCTGGTCGCGCTCGTCCGGGCAGCCGGCGGGGCCACCCTCGGGCTCTTCTCGTCCCGCCGGGCGGCCGAGGCCGCCACGGAGCGGCTGCGCGCCGAGCTCGACACCCCGGTCCTGTGCCAGGGCGAGGACCAGCTGCCCACGCTCGTCCGGCGTTTCGTCGAGGACGAGGCGACCTCCCTCATGGGCACCCTCTCCCTGTGGCAGGGCGTCGACGTCCCCGGACCGACGTGCCGGCTCGTCGTCATCGACCGCATCCCCTTCCCCCGGCCCGACGACCCGGTCAAGCAGGCCCGTTCGGAGGTCGTGGCGGCGGCGGGGGGAAACGCCTTCATGTCGGTGGCCGCCACCCACGCGGCGCTCCTGCTCGCCCAGGGCGCCGGCCGGCTCGTGCGCCGCATCGATGACCGCGGCGTCGTGGCGGTGCTCGACCCACGGCTGGCCACCGCCCGCTACGGCACCTTCCTCACCCGCTCGATGCCGCCGCTGTGGCCCACCAGCGACGGCGAGCTCACCCGTGCGGCGCTGCGCCGCCTCTCCGCGGGCACCGCGGCGGTGTCCCACTAGGCTCTTGGCTGCACCGTCCCCGCGCCGACCAGGAGGTCCCGGATGACCCACCACGACGACGTCCCAGGCCGTCAGGAGCTGCTCGGCGGTGAGGGCCGGAGCACCGAGCCCCGGCGCAGCAAGGTGGCCATCGTCGGGGCCGGTGCCGTCGGCTCGACCCTCGCCTACGCCTCGCTGCTGCGTGGGGCTGCGCGCGAGGTCGTCCTGTACGACCTCGACAAGGCCAAGGTCGAGGCCGAGGCGCTGGACATCGCCCACGGCATCCAGTTCACGCCGATGGGGACCGTCTCCGGCTCGGACGACATCGCGATCTGCGCCGACGCCGACGTCGTCGTCATCACCGCCGGCGCCAAGCAGCGGCCCGGGCAGTCCCGCCTGGACCTGGCCGGCGCCACGATCGACATCATGCGGGCGCTCGTCCCGCGGCTGGTCGAGGTCGCACCGGACGCGGTGTACATCATGGTCGCCAACCCCGTGGACGTCGTGACGTACGCGGGCCTGAAGATCTCCGGCCTGCCGGCCGAGCAGTTCTTCGGCTCCGGGACCGTGCTGGACTCCTCGCGGCTGCGCTACCTCGTCGCCCGTGAGTGCGGCGTGGCGGTGCAGAACGTCCACGCCTACATCGCCGGGGAGCACGGCGACTCCGAGATCCCGCTGTGGAGCTCGGCGATGATCGGCGCCGTACCGCTGCTGCAGTGGGGGTTCACGGTCGACGGCGGCCTGCTCGACGAGGCCCGGCGCGCCCGCATCAGCGAGGAGGTGGTGGGGGCGGCGTACCGCATCATCGCGGGCAAGGGGGCCACCAACTACGCCGTCGGCCTGGCCGTGGTGCGCATCATCGAGGCGGTGCTGCGCGACGAGCACCGCGTGCTCTCGGTCTCCTCCCTCCTCGAGGACTACCTGGAGATCTCCGACGTCTGCATGTCGGTGCCCACGGTCGTCGGCCGGGCGGGTGTGGGGCGCCGTCTCGTGCCCGTGGTCACCGAGACCGAGCGGGCGGGGCTGCGCCGCAGCGCGGAGTCGATCCGGTCCGTGGCGCAGCGCTTCGGCTTCTAGGCGGGTGCCTACAGGCTCCGCAGGACGGTGACGACCCGGCCGAGCACCTGGGCGTCGTCGCCCGGGATCGGGGCGAAGGCCGGGTTGTGCGGCAGCAGCCACACGTGCCCGTCGCGGTGCTGGAACGTCTTCACGGTCGCCTCGCCGTCGAGCATCGCCGCGACGATCTCCCCGTTCTCGGCCACCGGCTGACGGCGCACCACCACCCAGTCGCCGTCGCAGATCGCCGCGTCGATCATGGACTCCCCGACGACCTTGAGCATGAACAGCTCCCCGTCGCCCACGAGCTGGCGCGGCAGGGGGAACACGTCCTCGACCGCCTGCTCGGCGAGGATCGGCCCGCCCGCGGCGATCCGGCCCACCACCGGGACGTACGTGGGCGCGCCGGCACGCAGGCCGTCGCCGTCCGTCGGGCCGCCCGCGACGTCGCGGACCTCGCGGACCTCGTCCATGAGCTCCATCGCGCGCGGCCGGTTCGGGTCCCGCCGGACGTAGCCCTTGCGCTCGAGCACACCCAGCTGGTGCTTGACCGACGACGGGCTCGTCAGCCCCACGGCCTCACCGATCTCGCGCATGCTCGGCGGGTAGCCGTGCGCGTGCACCGCCGACCGGATGGTCTCGAGCACGCGGCGCTGACGCTCGGTGAGGTCGCGGCCCGTCAGTGCGGGCGGCGGGGTGGTGGTGCCGGTGTCCTCGGGAGTGTTCACGGCCGTGGTCCTTCCTGACCGCCGCCCAGGGTGGGCGACCGGGCGATGTCAGTGGTCGGTGATGGGCTTCGTAACAGCAGCGTAGGAGTCGGGAGCGCGAATCTCAAACATCTGTTCGACGGTGTGTCGACATTCGCCCCGGCCCGCACTACTGTGACGTACAGACGTTCGACGAACAGCAGTTCGAGGAGGACAAGATGAGTGCACTGGTGGCCCACCCGGCCTGGCAGCCGTCCCCGCAGACCCGGCCACGCCCGGGGGTGTCGGCCGACCCGCGGCGGCCTCGCCTGCAGCTGGTGGGCCCGGGCTTCGTCCCGTCGCCGGCCCCGTCCTCCGCGCCGAGCGCCGACCCCGGCCCGGCCGTGGCGGCGCGACCCGCCGCGCGGCGTGCGGCGCCGTTGCGCCTGACGGCGCTGGGAAGACGCGTCGCCGCGGTCGCCGCCCTCCTCGTGGCGCTCGTGCTCGCGCTCGCGCTGGGAACGGCCGCCGGGCAGGCGGTCTCGTCCGGCGCCACGGCCCAGACGGTCACCCACACCGTGGTACCGGGGGAGACCCTGTGGGCGGTGGCCGGCTCAGCGGCCGGGCCGGGGCAGGACGTGCGCGACGTCGTCGCCCAGATCGTTCAGCTCAACGCGCTGGCCACGGAGGTCCTCGAGCCGGGTCAGGCCCTGCTCGTCCCGGCCGCCGGCTGACCCGCCTCGCGCCGGCCGAGAGCTGACCCGCGGCCGGCACCTGACCGGTGGGCCGGCAGCTGGTGGCCTGGGCCGGCCGCTGCGGGTTTGCGCCGGACGGCCGCCGCGACCTACCGTTCCGAGCGGTCCCCGCGCGGGGACGGACCGGGCGGTGCCGCCGTCCGGACCGGCCCTCGGGGGCCCGGTGAGGAGGCTCCGGTGCACTGTCCGTTCTGTCGTCATGCCGACTCCCGGGTGATCGACTCGCGTACCGCCGAGGACGGCATGTCCATCCGGCGCCGCCGTCAGTGCCCCAGCTGCGGACGACGCTTCACCACGCTGGAGACCTCGAGCCTCACGGTGGTCAAGCGGTCCGGCGCCACCGAGGCCTTCAGCCGGGACAAGGTCGTCGCCGGCGTGCGCAAGGCCTGCCAGGGGCGCCCCGTCTCAGACGACGACCTGGCGCTCCTCGCCCAGCAGGTCGAGGAGGCGGTCCGGGCGAGTGGTAGCGCCCAGATCGACGCGCACGAGATCGGGCTGGCGATCCTCGGCCCGCTGCGCGACCTCGACGAGGTCGCGTACCTGCGCTTCGCCAGCGTCTACTCCTCCTTCGCCTCCCTCGAGGACTTCGAGGCGGCCATCGGGGCGCTGCGCGCCGGGCACGACGGTGCCGGCACCGACGATCACCTCCCCACGTCGGACACTGCCGCCGGGGCTGCCGACGGTGCCGGCCGGACGGCCGCCGACGGTGGCCCCGAAGACCAGGCGGGGCGGTCAGGGGTCCGCTAACCTGGGTCTGCCGTCGAGTCCTTCGGGGCTCCGGCGCACCGACAGCCGTCGGTGACGGCGGAGGGGAAGCCGCCGTCACCGGCGGCCGTCCTCGTTCTCAGTCTGCGGCCGGGTCGCCGCCGGGCCTCTCGCCCGGTTTCTCGCCCGGCTTCTCGCCGGGCTCGGCCCCGGTGTCTCGTCCACGGAGCGGTCCGGGCAGGTGGTCGGCGAGATGGCCCTCGCGGACGTGCTCGCCCATCTCCCGGACGTGCACGCCGACCTCGAGCAGGCGGTCCCGGACCGAGCGTCGCAGCACCTTGCCGAGCTGGGACCGCGGGAGCTCCTCGAGCACGGCGATCGAGCGGGGCATCGCGTACGCGGAGAGGCGTTCGCGCGTCCAGTGGCGGACCGCCTCGAGGTCGACGCTGGCGCCGGGCTCGAGGACCAGGGCGGCCACGACGCTCTCGCCGCGGGAGGAGTCCGGGAGCCCGACGACGGCGACGTCGATCACGCCGGGCATCGACCGGACGGCGTCCTCGACCTGGGAGGGGTAGACGTTGAAGCCGCCGGTGATGATGAGCTCCTTGCGGCGGTCGGCCAGGACGTAGAAGCCGTCGGGGTCGCGCCGGACCAGGTCGCCGGTGCGCAGCCAGCCGCCCTCGAGCATGACCTCCGCCGTCTCGTCGGGCTTGCCGTAGTACCCGGCGAAGACCTGCGGGCCTCGCACGATCAGCTCGCCGACCTCGCCGTCGGGGACGTCCCGGGTCGGCTCCTCCGGGTCGACCAGGCGGACCTCGGTGGAGGGGAAGGGCACGCCGAGGGCGCCCGGGCGCCGCGTCT is a window from the Georgenia muralis genome containing:
- the dapF gene encoding diaminopimelate epimerase, whose protein sequence is MTSPFPVLRGRTLTTGHGTENDFVLVPDPDGELEIGADEVAAVCDRHAGVGADGLIRVVRSRALPEQVLAGSGEAEWFMDYRNADGSVAEMCGNGVRVFVHYLRESGLVTIADGGSIVVGTRGGPRRVSVVGELYTVEMGRWQMPGGLAAVQAGYDVVVQVGGLEGPRAGLGVTLPNPHTVVALPDEQTLAAADLTRPAAYDPEPPEGTNLELVVPLGEESDAAGVVGALRMRVLERGVGETRSCGTGTCAAALAVRAWGGPGAPDTWRVLVPGGEVLVRVQGERVTLTGPAVLTADVVLR
- the miaA gene encoding tRNA (adenosine(37)-N6)-dimethylallyltransferase MiaA codes for the protein MTATGKSDLALDLAEALGGEVVNADAMQLYRGMDVGTAKLPVAERRGVPHHQLDVLDVTEEARVAAYQRAAREDLAAVAARGHRPLLVGGSGLYVRAALDHLEFPGTDPQVRAELERRAETEGRRALHDELARLDPGAAARIDPRNARRVIRALEVIAVTGRPFSAALPEHVYAVPAVQLAIDVPRPELDGRIARRAAAMMAGGLVEETEALLSRGLAEGVTARRAVGYVQAMDVLASRRTREEATEDITVATRQLARRQEKWFRRDPRIHWLAPGPRADVLAAALRTLGP
- a CDS encoding class I SAM-dependent methyltransferase, which encodes MSTPEHYFTASPASPAELRPLEASLRGRRVRVLTAPGVFSGDRLDPGTRVLLETVADPPARGHLADVGCGWGPVALAMAAASPGATVWAADVNERAVDLTARNAAALGLTNVRALEAGEALRRLRADGVELDEIWSNPPIRIGKAALHELLRSWLALLAPGGRAQLVVAKNLGADSLHRWLAEDVGADVTRAGTSGGFRVLTVTPQGPTRPTA
- the miaB gene encoding tRNA (N6-isopentenyl adenosine(37)-C2)-methylthiotransferase MiaB — translated: MTAAPPAHALTPPGPAAGPAAPAPAAAAAPRTYLVRTLGCQMNVHDSERLAGMLEERGYVPVAEVPEAAARATDAGDGGADVVIINTCSVRENAATRLFGNLGQLASVKRGRPGMQIAVGGCLAQQMRTGIVEKAPWVDVVLGTHNLDVLPALLERARHNAEAQVEIEESLKVFPSTLPTRRESAYAAWVSISVGCNNTCTFCIVPHLRGKERDRRPGEVLAEVGAVVGQGAIEVTLLGQNVNSYGVGFGDRGAFAKLLRATGRIEGLERVRFTSPHPAAFTDDVIAAMAETTNVMPSLHMPLQSGSDAVLRAMRRSYRSDRFLGILDRVRAAIPDAAITTDIIVGFPGETEEDFQATLDVVAASRFSSAFTFQYSPRPGTPAADRDDQVPADVVTERYQRLAALQQRISTEENEAQVGRTVEVLVAEGEGRKDGATHRVTGRAADNRLVHVALPVDLAEADRPRPGDMLTATVTHGAPHHLVADSALAGGTYAMRRTRAGDAWARRAGLAEEPHGHGEPAPAGPVSLGIPVRRR
- a CDS encoding YbjN domain-containing protein translates to MSAAAEDGRGRASGPGAADAGARTARDVVHPLTRERVVAALDDLGYPWFRDRAGDVGAMWAQAVFHVYLLGPEENVLQVRATWHRRLAIERLAEVLELVDGWNRDFVGPKCYVRVLDDGMVSVVAEVSTPLAAGVSEDQLTTLVRRGIGQGMRMMHDLEQAYPDPAGRAP
- a CDS encoding YbjN domain-containing protein, with translation MRLRRWLRAVRGQARAVPVRGSDLATTVRVLRSAGSVRRTSPAALTGPLRATTPVTPERVHDVVVDRGYHVRTEPDGSVDGLWDGYRFQLRLAGEEADFLSVRGTWGRAVPEEYAGALAQAVNDWNRDKIWPTVYTADSPEGPVVRTEVLVDVGAGATDRQLLEIIEGGLSAGVQFFQALTRSVPPVGGDEP